The window GGGGGGTATCAATGGATGGCGCCTTGGACTGAAGGTCGAAAATGCAATGATTGAACAACTCAACCATTTCATCTTCGTGATCGATTCCCCTATATATCCGTTCCAGGTTGCGCAGGCGATCTACATATAAGGCAGCCAATCCGTTTCTTTTCATTGTCCCGAGGTCACCACCAGATCCCTTTACCCACATCACTTCAGTTTCCTTACCAGTCAGGGGATCTTTTGCCATTACTTTACAGGAAGTATTACCACCACCATAATTCGTTAAACGAAGGTCAGCACCCAATAGATTGGATCTATATACAAGAAGGGCAACCTCATCACCAGCCATCCCTGCAGCCTTTTGTTCATCCCACAAATAACTTACATGATTGAATTGTTCCGTTTTACCTAACATAGAACATGATTTGTTTTATATCGATCATTTGCAATCCTTTGATGGAGCGGTTAATGAAAAAGATTTCATGGAATACCTGTACAACTTCTTTCAATGGCCACTTAATGAAATACTCCTGGATAATCGCTTCAATACTGAATTTAATAATTCTGCCACTCATTATAAAAGTATATTACTAACTGCCTGGAACTGTCCTGAACTGTTGGGTGGTGACACATAAACATTTGGTTAACCACCAGATACCCTTATCTCGGCAATGATCTTGCTACCTGACTATTGAAGTCGTTTGTATTCGCCTATGCCAACTACTGCAGTTCATACCGGATATGGATCCCGCTGAATCAAAAATGATTCAGCAACTCCTTATTATAAGTACCTATCTATATAGATAATAGCACCGGTCATCCATCTTACCAGCTTCATATAAAGCGTATCTACCCAATAACATCCTAATGAAATCCGTTTCCTTGGAAGCCATATAATCCATACAAATTGGGGAAGTGTCATATCCATTACCTTCAGGTCACAAAGACCGGCTTCTTTCCTGTTTCAGGATAGGGCAGGATAGCCATCGAAAAATTGGGGGCTACCTTTTGGACTGATCTCAAAATCATTTTATGAAGACTTTTCTTGGCATCCTGTTATTCATGTCAATATTCTTTGCACATGATTCATTTTCACAATTCCATACCCCATCTATTAACACCCTGAAGCAGGGATTTGCAAGTCCGCCGGAAGAAGCCAAACCAGGTGTGTACTGGTATTTTCTTGATGGCAATATGAACAGGGAGGGCATGACCAAAGACCTCGAGTCAATGAAAGCTTTTGGCATCAACCATGTCATTTTCCTTGAAGTAAACCTTGGTGTCCCGAAGGGAAAGATCAATTTCATGAGCGAATCATGGATCGGAAATTTCACTTATGCCATCCGTGAATGTGAGCGGTTAGGCATAGATGTTACCCTTGGTGTGGGTCCGGGCTGGACCGGAAGTGGCGGACCATGGGTTAAGGCAGAAGAATCCATGCTTCACCTGGTTTCAAGCGAGAAGAAAGTGACAGGGGGGAAAAAGATCAGGGAAAAGCTATCCGTTCCCGAACCCAAGCGACCCTATTTTGGTGAAGAAAACCTTTCAACTGAAGTGAAGAAACAATGGAAGGAATATTATAAAGACGTTAAAGTATTGGCATTCCCTTTACCCCAGGTGGAGAAAAGAATTCCTGAGATCGATAGTCTGGCATTGTACTACCGGTCTCCCTATACTTCCATGGTTGGGGTAAAAGCCCACCTTCCGAGAATATCCGGTGATATCAATTGGCCGGCAGGAGCCGTAGTCGATAAAAGAAAGATAGTAGACATTACTGCTAACATGCAACCCGATGGTACGCTGGAGTGGACTGCACCAGCGGGAAATTGGCTCATCATGCGATTGGGTTCCAGGAATAATGGGGCCATCACCCGACCTGCCCCGGATCCGGGATTAGGTTTGGAAAGCAGTAAGTTCGATACTACAGCACTGAATGACCATATGGCAAACTTTGTCGGCAAACTGATCAATGCCATCGGGCCGATCAATCCCAACAAAGCCGGCGGCCTTAAGCGTATCCATATGGATAGTTGGGAGATGGGCGCGCAGAACTGGTCAGAAAGCTTCAGGCAGGAATTCCAAAAGAGAAGGGGATATGATCCCCTTCCCTATTTCCCTGTTTATGCAGGGTGGGTGGTAGATAATTTTGATAACAGCGAAAGGTTTCTCTGGGACCTCAGGCTAACAGCACAGGAATTGGTCATTGAAAATCATGCCCAGCATCTTAAGCGATGGGGCAAAAGGAATAAGCTCGATTTCTCCGTAGAATTCTATGATATGAATCCAACTGCTGACCTGGAACTGGGAAAGGTTGGCGATATTCCCATGGGTGAATTCTGGAACAGGGAATGGCCATTCAACAGCTCCTTTAGTGTGATTGAAGCGACTTCCATCGGCCATGTTAATGGTATTGCAACAGTCCAGGCAGAGGCATTCACCTCTTACCTGGATGGCTGGAAAGATCATCCGGGATCAATCAAAAACCAGGGTGACTGGGCATTTGCGGCTGGTATCAACAGGTTCTTCTACCATACCTTCCAGCATCAACACCTGGACGACAGCCTTAAACCGGCCATGTCTTTTGGCCCCCATGGTGTGCACTGGGACAGGAACCAGACCTGGTGGCATCTTTCCAGGCCCTACCATGAATATATAGCCCGTTCTCAATACCTCCTGCAACAAGGAATTCCGGTGGCGGATATCCTTTACCTCACTCCGGAAGGTGCGCCACATGTATTTACACCACCCTTCTCCGCTTTGCAGGGAACGGCCATAATGCCCGACAGGAAAGGATTCAATTTCGATGGTTGTGCCCCCAGCCAACTCTACGGTGCAACTGTAAAGGACGGCAGGATCGTATTCCCCGGTGGCAACAGTTACAGTATACTGGTACTTCCGGATGCCGGATATATGTCGGTTACCCTGTTGAAGAAAGTGGAAGAACTGGTGCGTGACGGCGCGAT is drawn from Flavihumibacter rivuli and contains these coding sequences:
- a CDS encoding glycosyl hydrolase, which produces MKTFLGILLFMSIFFAHDSFSQFHTPSINTLKQGFASPPEEAKPGVYWYFLDGNMNREGMTKDLESMKAFGINHVIFLEVNLGVPKGKINFMSESWIGNFTYAIRECERLGIDVTLGVGPGWTGSGGPWVKAEESMLHLVSSEKKVTGGKKIREKLSVPEPKRPYFGEENLSTEVKKQWKEYYKDVKVLAFPLPQVEKRIPEIDSLALYYRSPYTSMVGVKAHLPRISGDINWPAGAVVDKRKIVDITANMQPDGTLEWTAPAGNWLIMRLGSRNNGAITRPAPDPGLGLESSKFDTTALNDHMANFVGKLINAIGPINPNKAGGLKRIHMDSWEMGAQNWSESFRQEFQKRRGYDPLPYFPVYAGWVVDNFDNSERFLWDLRLTAQELVIENHAQHLKRWGKRNKLDFSVEFYDMNPTADLELGKVGDIPMGEFWNREWPFNSSFSVIEATSIGHVNGIATVQAEAFTSYLDGWKDHPGSIKNQGDWAFAAGINRFFYHTFQHQHLDDSLKPAMSFGPHGVHWDRNQTWWHLSRPYHEYIARSQYLLQQGIPVADILYLTPEGAPHVFTPPFSALQGTAIMPDRKGFNFDGCAPSQLYGATVKDGRIVFPGGNSYSILVLPDAGYMSVTLLKKVEELVRDGAIVMGKPPATVPGLSDWKSQEKILKNLVNKIWGPHAVSANRTSASYGKGKLFWGGDYGKAADSSLYPSYNATAELLRSLQQKESFATGAPLRYIYRKAPEWDLYFVSNTTNQSIKTDVLFSATEGTPEIWHPVTAQSHPLNSFTRVNGGTSIPLSLEPYESYFIVFNKTQQAAGNKGQNFRSASIIQTLQGDWTVSFDPKWGGPGKVTFPDLTDWSLHPDPGIKYYSGTAFYSKTFDMADPAAGKGKKLILDLGDFQHLARVTLNGKDLGILWTKPYTLDITNHIKESGNELLIEVVNTWPNRLIGDEQLTDDGVKDAQWPQWILVSKPRPSRRYTFAVWKYYKKTDPLIPSGLYGPVTIKTVD